CCGTCACGCCCGGGACCGAGTTCGGGCCCGGCCTTGAGCGGAGCATCCGCCTCAACTTCTCGCAGGACCATGCCGCGGCGGTGGCGGCGGCGGAACGCATCGTGCGCATGGTGGAGGTGTATCGCGCGTGAGCCAGCCCCTGGAGCAGCCCGTGCCGCAGGGCAGGTACGTGCCGGCGGTGCGGCATGTGGACGTGGTTTACACCTCCGGCATGACGCCGCGGCGTGGCGGCGTGCTGATGTTCACCGGCCCGATCGCGGCGGGTGACGCACTGGAGCAGCACCGCGACGCCGTGCGCCTCGCGACGCAGAACGCACTGGTGGCGGCGCAGGGGTGTGTGGGCGACGGTGAGCGGATCGCGGTGGTGCTGCAACTGACGGTCTTCCTGGCCGCGGAGTCCGGGTTCACGTCGCACTCGAAGGTGGCCGACTTCGCGTCGGAGGTGTTGGTGGAGGAGCTGGGTCCTGCGTGCATCGGGAGCCGTGCGGCGATCGGCGTGTCATCGCTGCCGGCGGGTGCGCCGGTGGAGGTCACGCTGGTGTGCGCGGTGCGGCGGGGCTGAGTCGCAGGATCTCGGACACCCGTTCAAGGGGACGGGGATCTTGAACGCCCAGGGAGACGGCTGCATGACGTCGCCGATGCCAGCACCGACACGCCGACGCGCCGGCATCGCACCGCCGCGCCCGCCCGGGCCATGACCCTGTCCGCGCCCACGGCCGGCACCCCCGACCTCATCGTCGCCGGCAACCTCGCGGTCGCCGCCCTGGTCGGACTCGCCGTCGGGTTCGAGCGCGAGCGCAGCGGCAAGACCGAAGGCCCCGACGCCCGCTTCGCCGGCGTGCGCACCTTCTTCCTGCTCGGGCTCCTCGGCGGGATC
This genomic interval from Gemmatimonadaceae bacterium contains the following:
- a CDS encoding RidA family protein, encoding MSQPLEQPVPQGRYVPAVRHVDVVYTSGMTPRRGGVLMFTGPIAAGDALEQHRDAVRLATQNALVAAQGCVGDGERIAVVLQLTVFLAAESGFTSHSKVADFASEVLVEELGPACIGSRAAIGVSSLPAGAPVEVTLVCAVRRG